The following are from one region of the Aspergillus chevalieri M1 DNA, chromosome 1, nearly complete sequence genome:
- a CDS encoding uncharacterized protein (COG:S;~EggNog:ENOG410PSUX) translates to MMTDQENQYQSPNPNQGSQNQGQNPSGTPQQEQPQQAPEPTQNTDTQENQESQPDTETKQEQLESDPEPEPEPEPEPEPQPEPEQSQRRRKPRPQPQYRQDPETENIDRSDMNAPVVAERPRRQRRSRQQQQNGGGPLPGLGGANQAGDLVQNTAGNAVNGAGKAVGGVLGGNSGKEEKEEGRDEQLRLRLDLNLDIEVQLKAKIHGDLTLGLLN, encoded by the exons atgatGACAGATCAAGAAAACCAATATCAATCCCCCAACCCTAACCAGGGATCCCAGAACCAGGGCCAGAACCCCTCGGGAACACCTCAACAAGAGCAACCACAGCAAGCACCAGAGCCAACACAAAACACAGACACGCAAGAGAACCAAGAGTCTCAACCAGACACCGAAACAAAACAAGAACAATTAGAATCCGACCCGGAACCTGaacctgagcctgagcctgagcctgagccaCAACCCGAACCCGAGCAATCCCAACGCCGCAGAAAACCTCGCCCCCAACCACAATACAGACAAGACCCAGAAACCGAAAACATCGACCGCAGCGACATGAATGCACCTGTTGTAGCAGAACGCCCCCGTCGCCAACGTCGTTCTcgccaacaacagcaaaacGGCGGCGGGCCCCTCCCGGGTCTCGGGGGTGCAAACCAAGCAGGCGATCTTGTCCAGAACACCGCTGGGAATGCTGTGAACGGTGCGGGCAAGGCTGTTGGAGGTGTGTTAGGTGGTAATAGtgggaaggaggagaaggaggaggggagggatgAGCAGTTGCGGTTGAGGTTGGATCTGAATTTGGATATTGAGGTGCAGTTGAAGGCGAAGATTCATGGGGATTTGACCTTGGGTTTGCT TAACTAA
- a CDS encoding uncharacterized protein (COG:S;~EggNog:ENOG410Q212) codes for MAAAEKTRQQEQQQQPTLQPEEYSEADYETDGYEYSDDDELAPQPQKLSQQTQSRRQQQQQRRTQKDDYVDDDEEYSDDDYTSDELYSDEYSDDDDYADNNGIQGNAMQPYQTGRDGKLINSNNISGGNIEAAHKKGKSIDDEEGMKLKLDLNLDIEVELKAQIHGDITLALLA; via the exons ATGGCCGCAGCAGAGAAGACAAGacaacaagaacaacaacaacagccaaCCCTCCAGCCGGAGGAGTACTCCGAAGCTGATTATGAGACCGATGGCTATGAATActccgacgacgatgaaCTCGCACCTCAGCCTCAAAAATTGAGCCAGCAAACGCAGTCGCGAagacaacagcagcaacagcgcAGAACACAAAAAGACGACTACgttgacgatgacgaagaatACTCTGATGACGATTATACCTCCGACGAGCTGTATTCCGACGAGTACTCTGACGACGATGACTATGCCGACAACAATGGCATCCAGGGCAATGCCATGCAGCCATATCAAACAGGCAGAGACGGAAAGTTGATAAACAGCAACAATATCTCCGGGGGAAACATTGAGGCTGCTCataagaaggggaagagcatagatgatgaagaaggaATGAAACTCAAGTTGGATTTGAATCTAGATATTGAGGTTGAGCTCAAGGCGCAGATTCATGGCGATATTACTTTGGCTTTACT TGCATGA